The Catenulispora sp. EB89 genome has a segment encoding these proteins:
- a CDS encoding nucleoside triphosphate pyrophosphohydrolase yields MTEAPPPAGRIVFLATSPRVALGLLSWPAWEVLREADVVFAGDADHPHIPYVEQATGAVVALPDHSPAMAAERLLEAATPARTVVWLAEDEEFDEEMAVALGNRLVQAPSAALPDLEVLPGSYDLPGAHLLDLVDVMNRLRSPGGCPWDAEQTHASLKKYLLEEAYETVETIEDGDPLTPGPGRDALREELGDVLLQVVFHSRIAEEHEADPFSVDDVADGIVAKMIRRHPHVFGDAEVSGAEEVAANWERNKAEEKQRDSVTEGVPMSQPALALAAKLAGRVRKSGLAVPVGAPPELPETADELGELLLATAVEAVSAGWDPEEALRTAARRYRDRIITAEAELARG; encoded by the coding sequence ATGACCGAAGCCCCGCCGCCGGCCGGCCGCATCGTCTTCCTCGCCACCTCCCCGCGCGTCGCGCTCGGCCTGCTGTCCTGGCCGGCGTGGGAGGTGCTGCGCGAGGCGGACGTGGTCTTCGCCGGCGACGCCGACCACCCGCACATCCCGTACGTGGAACAGGCCACCGGCGCCGTGGTGGCACTCCCGGACCACAGCCCGGCGATGGCCGCCGAACGCCTGCTGGAGGCCGCCACACCGGCCCGCACGGTCGTCTGGCTCGCCGAGGACGAGGAGTTCGACGAGGAGATGGCGGTGGCGCTCGGGAACCGTCTGGTGCAGGCGCCGTCCGCCGCGCTGCCCGATCTCGAGGTCCTGCCCGGCTCCTACGACCTGCCCGGCGCGCATCTGCTCGACCTCGTGGACGTCATGAACCGGCTGCGCTCCCCGGGCGGCTGCCCCTGGGACGCCGAACAGACCCACGCCTCGCTCAAGAAGTACCTCCTGGAAGAGGCCTACGAGACCGTCGAGACGATCGAGGACGGCGACCCCCTGACGCCGGGCCCCGGCCGTGACGCGCTGCGCGAGGAACTCGGCGACGTCCTGCTGCAGGTGGTGTTCCACTCGAGGATCGCCGAGGAACACGAGGCGGATCCGTTCTCGGTCGACGACGTCGCCGACGGCATCGTCGCCAAGATGATCCGCCGCCACCCCCACGTCTTCGGCGACGCCGAGGTCTCCGGCGCCGAGGAGGTCGCGGCGAACTGGGAGCGGAACAAGGCCGAGGAGAAGCAGCGCGACTCGGTGACCGAGGGTGTTCCGATGTCCCAGCCGGCGCTGGCGCTCGCCGCGAAGCTGGCCGGCCGGGTCCGCAAATCCGGCCTCGCGGTCCCGGTCGGCGCCCCGCCGGAGCTCCCGGAAACCGCCGACGAACTGGGCGAACTGCTGTTGGCGACGGCGGTCGAGGCGGTTTCGGCGGGCTGGGATCCGGAAGAAGCTCTGCGTACGGCTGCGCGAAGGTACCGTGACCGCATCATTACGGCCGAGGCGGAGCTAGCCAGGGGGTAG
- the tatA gene encoding Sec-independent protein translocase subunit TatA: MFGELQPWHVIVLLVILFLLFGAKKMPDMARSVGQSLRIFKSEMRQSQKETEEVAKQASEAARVTPAVENVGSPSSVADETHKQANAS; this comes from the coding sequence ATGTTCGGTGAACTCCAGCCGTGGCACGTGATTGTGCTGCTCGTAATTCTGTTCCTGCTGTTCGGGGCGAAGAAGATGCCGGACATGGCCCGCTCGGTCGGCCAGTCGCTGCGGATCTTCAAGTCCGAGATGCGGCAGAGCCAGAAGGAGACCGAGGAGGTTGCCAAGCAGGCCAGCGAGGCCGCGCGCGTCACGCCCGCGGTCGAGAACGTCGGCAGCCCGTCCTCCGTCGCCGACGAGACTCACAAGCAGGCCAACGCCAGCTGA
- a CDS encoding DUF885 domain-containing protein — protein sequence MADTPDARFEALAADILDGLCRRNPDWAGSLGLHEYDAELPDRSAGGLAAESAWLAGRAADLAELVEQVERDGSGLSAANRVDAAILANHVAAQRFLIDELREDEWKPAAANPGVALYTLLARDYAPAAQRLAAFASRLEQVASTLADNRSLLAGKQLSRIHVELAIGQFQGTVDLIGGELDAAIEAASGDVSEARAAIDAVRPAALAALGEHIAWLKERLAAGDAGKEEFRDPRIGAELFARKLSLSLDAESDAAAILARAEADLDRVSAEIVEAAADYEGVAAPSDDAERSALVRRVLNRLAEAAPDNETILEYSRQALLKQFDFVREHELVTVYSDPYEVAAMPEVQRGVAVAYCDPPGPLEQADVQTILAISPTPADWTQERVDSFFREYNLHMLHNLMVHEAMPGHLLQLQHSRRQQAPTPVRAALWSGSFVEGWAVYAEELMARHGYPGDGDPRAVRMQQLKMQLRMIINTILDGRVHCHGMTEDEAMKLMTERGFQEDGEAAGKWRRALLTSSQLSTYYVGYVEVSDLVRDLRAEHPEWSERELHDAVLGHGSPAARYLRELIAA from the coding sequence ATGGCAGATACCCCTGACGCACGCTTCGAGGCACTGGCCGCCGACATCCTGGACGGGCTGTGCCGCCGGAATCCGGACTGGGCCGGAAGCCTAGGCCTGCACGAGTACGACGCGGAGTTGCCCGACCGGTCCGCCGGCGGGCTGGCGGCCGAGTCGGCGTGGCTGGCCGGCCGGGCCGCGGACCTGGCTGAGCTGGTCGAGCAGGTCGAGCGGGACGGATCCGGGCTGTCGGCGGCGAACCGGGTGGACGCCGCGATCCTGGCCAATCACGTGGCGGCGCAACGGTTTCTGATCGACGAGCTGCGCGAGGACGAGTGGAAGCCGGCCGCGGCCAACCCCGGCGTCGCGTTGTACACGCTGCTCGCGCGCGACTACGCGCCGGCGGCGCAGCGGCTGGCGGCTTTCGCGAGCCGGCTGGAGCAGGTGGCCTCGACGCTCGCCGACAACCGTTCTCTGCTCGCGGGCAAGCAGTTGTCGCGGATCCACGTGGAGCTGGCGATCGGGCAGTTCCAGGGCACCGTCGATCTGATCGGCGGCGAGCTGGACGCGGCGATCGAGGCGGCCTCGGGGGACGTTTCCGAGGCGCGGGCGGCGATCGACGCCGTGCGGCCGGCCGCGTTGGCGGCGCTCGGGGAGCACATCGCGTGGCTGAAGGAACGGCTGGCGGCCGGCGATGCCGGGAAGGAAGAGTTCCGCGATCCGCGCATCGGCGCCGAACTGTTCGCCCGCAAGCTGTCGCTGAGCCTCGACGCGGAGTCGGACGCGGCCGCGATCCTGGCCCGGGCCGAGGCCGATCTCGACCGGGTCTCCGCGGAGATCGTCGAGGCCGCGGCGGACTATGAGGGCGTCGCAGCGCCCTCAGACGACGCCGAACGCTCGGCGTTGGTGCGGCGCGTGCTGAACCGCCTCGCCGAAGCCGCGCCGGACAACGAGACCATCCTCGAATACAGCCGGCAGGCGCTGCTGAAGCAGTTCGACTTCGTACGGGAGCACGAGCTGGTCACCGTGTATTCGGACCCTTATGAAGTCGCCGCGATGCCGGAAGTGCAGCGCGGCGTGGCGGTGGCCTACTGCGATCCGCCCGGGCCGCTGGAGCAGGCGGACGTGCAGACGATCCTGGCGATCTCGCCGACGCCCGCGGACTGGACGCAGGAGCGCGTCGACTCGTTCTTCCGCGAGTACAACCTGCACATGCTGCACAACCTGATGGTCCACGAGGCCATGCCGGGGCACCTGTTGCAGCTGCAGCACTCGCGGCGCCAGCAGGCGCCGACCCCGGTGCGCGCGGCGCTGTGGTCCGGGTCGTTCGTCGAGGGCTGGGCCGTCTACGCCGAAGAACTGATGGCGCGTCACGGCTATCCCGGCGACGGCGATCCGCGCGCGGTGCGGATGCAGCAGCTGAAGATGCAGCTGCGGATGATCATCAACACGATCCTCGACGGCCGCGTCCACTGCCACGGCATGACCGAGGACGAGGCCATGAAGCTGATGACGGAGCGCGGGTTCCAGGAGGACGGCGAGGCCGCGGGCAAGTGGCGCCGGGCCCTGCTGACCAGCTCGCAGCTGTCCACCTACTACGTGGGCTACGTCGAGGTCTCCGACCTGGTCCGCGATCTGCGCGCGGAGCATCCAGAATGGTCGGAGCGGGAGCTGCACGACGCGGTGCTGGGGCACGGCTCGCCCGCCGCGAGGTATCTCAGGGAGCTGATCGCGGCGTAG
- a CDS encoding response regulator, protein MPEAIRVLIAEDAVLLREGLARLLADSGFDVVAKVDDGKGMVEAADALKPDVIVADVRMPPSFTDEGLRAAVEVRAKYPDMAVLVFSQAVEAAYAQELFSSSANGLGYLLKERVAEVEEFVDALKRVAAGGTALDPEVVAQLLGRRKKNDPLETLTPREREVLGLMAEGRSNSAIAAGLFVTEKAVEKHTSSIFTKLDLTPAAEDHRRVMAVLRYLNV, encoded by the coding sequence ATGCCCGAAGCCATCCGCGTCCTGATCGCCGAAGACGCGGTCCTGCTCCGCGAGGGCCTGGCCAGGCTCCTCGCGGATTCGGGGTTCGACGTCGTGGCCAAGGTCGACGACGGCAAGGGCATGGTCGAGGCCGCCGACGCCCTGAAGCCGGACGTGATCGTCGCCGACGTCCGCATGCCCCCGAGCTTCACCGACGAGGGCCTGCGCGCGGCGGTGGAGGTCCGGGCCAAGTACCCCGACATGGCCGTGCTGGTCTTCAGCCAGGCCGTCGAGGCCGCCTACGCCCAGGAGCTGTTCTCCAGCAGCGCCAACGGTCTCGGCTACCTCCTGAAGGAACGCGTGGCCGAGGTCGAGGAGTTCGTGGACGCCCTCAAGCGCGTCGCGGCCGGCGGCACGGCCCTGGACCCGGAGGTCGTGGCGCAGCTCCTCGGCCGCCGCAAGAAGAACGACCCGCTGGAGACGCTCACGCCGCGCGAGCGCGAGGTGCTGGGGCTGATGGCCGAGGGCCGTTCCAACTCGGCGATCGCGGCCGGGCTGTTCGTCACCGAGAAGGCCGTGGAGAAGCACACCTCGAGCATCTTCACCAAGCTCGACCTCACCCCGGCGGCGGAGGACCACCGCCGGGTGATGGCGGTCCTCCGCTACCTGAACGTCTAG